The DNA region TTATCTTGCTTGATTATTTGGGTAAAGAGATGTTTGAATGATGACAAATTTCCTTTCGTACTTATGAAATGTTTATGTGGAAGCCAAGCTCTTCGTTGTCTAGCTTTTTTATTCAGAAAATTTTATATTAGTATTTGTCTATGAAAGTGAACTTGACACTAACGCGAGAATTTTATCACGAGGTTGTGCTTGACAAAATAGATCCATATGCCAAATAATGTGGCTTTTAGATTGTGTAAAGCTAATAATCAAAACCGTGGAAAATAGTTTTGTGTGTGGGAAGCTAAGCCATCTATGCTCCTAGATGTAGAAAAGAGATTCGGAGAAATAATAATCCCGCTAAGTAAAAATAAATTTGACTAAGCGGATGACATAAATATTGTGGTCATTCCTCAATAGAATCTTGTGGGGGAGACATTGGATGTTAGATGACTTTGGTGTTACTAAGCTACTTTGTGCTAATTACAAAATATTTTGTGTCACTCAAgtcaaagttgaagaagaagagtgATTTATTTATCTTGGTAATTCAAGAACTTGGATAGTACTTGAAAAGAAAAAGTTCTTCTTAAACTcacatttgaattttttttaaaaaaaaattgaaagttttaTTTGAGTATGATAAGGTTGTCTAAACCAAAATAATATTTCTATGAGCAATGAATATTGTAATCATAGTTTATTTGTGCTTACTATTTTCAAATAAATAacgaaaatatttatttttaatgcTTACTTTTCTCATATTGCTTTCTTCAATTGTTTTGTTGATGATGACATAGTGTGAGTAAAATTTACTTGAGTGAAGTTATATTATTAACTTGTTATTTATAAGATGAAATGTCTTATGAGAAATTAGTAATACTTCCTATGATTATGAAAGTATTATTCccttataaaatatttgaaaatgTGGGGGTTACGATGTCTTATGAGTTATGAAAATATTGTTCCCTTAtcttaaaacttttaaaaatgtGGGGGTTATGTGTCTTACTGGAATTATGTTGAGAGAATTTTTTAAAAGTGATAATATTTTTCTTGGTATTATAATTCAAAGGGTTTTTAAAATAAAGTTTTGGAAAGAAGCCATTGATGATGAGATCAATTCtagttttgaaaaaaataatatttgagAGATACCATGAATCATAGTATTAAATGGATTTTCCGTTGTATTACAGAGATACAATGATGATAACTGGATCTTCGATTCTGATGAGGTGTGTTCACCTTTCGTGGAGGTGAAATAACCAAACAAAGCATAATTATATAGATATGATATCTGAATTGAGGCTTTGGAGTTTGTTGGTTATGATACTGGGTGGTTAAAAAGCTACTTAGCAAGTATTTAAATTTGAACAAAAGCAACATTTGTTTGTATCGACATATTGTGATAAGAGCAGCTGTTCTGAGTTGTGATGATTTTTATAATTGTGTGAAATCTGAGGTGAATTTGACCGATTCACAGGACGAAAAGAAACATCAAGGGGAATGAGCTTTTTGTCATTTGAGAAGATTAATAATCATGGTAATCTaacctatgtgattggagatcccatgaattaggttcatatgggtaataacaagtcattagttgatcaaaaGTGCACTATTAGATTATGTTCCTtcctatggtgtgtgaatatgGTGCAGTTCTGCAAGGCAAAGTGAGGCTGAGTTAAAAACTCTTAATCCATTACCATATcctttataggtggtgtattgctctgcagaatacacttgacgggtggacctatatgagtgtggagtggtgCCGCTCCTATGAAATTGTAACGGATTTCTAGAGTACTCATGAATACCAGGACACGCGCATGGTCTCTTAACGCAAAACCGTGATAACGACAAAGATTGTTCGAGTATAATGTGATAGAATAAGTCCCTGAGCTTACAAAAGAATTATTAGTTCATAGAAGTTCTAACCTTCCCCAATTGTTCTGTACGTTTAATCTTATTTGATCTAGGTCTGGTTCATTGTCTACGCGACACCAGATTCGATATATTGTACTCATATGTGGAAACCCAGCAAAATTCCATTTTATTCCTTATTATTCTTTTGAGATATATAGGGGATTGTTGAAAAATATTATATCTCAAAAGaataataatattttcattaACATCCTTAATGTCCTTCATTTAATTTGGTCAAATGTATTTGTTGCCCAATGTATCTTACAATTCAATTTGTTGTGTTTATGGCTAATTATCTTTATGGCTGTTAATTCCTATTAAATATTTGGAACGTTGGCAGATAACAAATACTATTAGAAATCATCTCTTTCTTTGGAGTATATCTATGATCTTGTATCATCATATCGGATATAGAAAATACCAAGAATCAAATCCttcttctcattttctttttgCTGGTTTATTTATCTACCTCtgtgaaatctttgttagattctggctcctagttttaTACTAGAAGGGCTTGTTGAATCTTGGGGGATACActcataccgggtgaaatatccttaaggacagtgtcttaattgacatgcctcaagctttcaAGAGTTTCTCTACAAGGGTTCGTGATCTAGTATTTCTGACaaggttcgtgatcaagtattttccgtaagatttccaacagaTTACATTTCCAAGAGGTATGGAAACTTGGAGAAAACTGTGAAACCTAATTACAAGAGAACATGTATACTCCCGTCAATCTTccctttttcttttgcttttaagAATCTCATCAAAATCATTTAAGATAGCTCATAGATGTTAAAGCCTTAAAGGGCAAGAGAATTTTTATATATTGTGTAAAGACTACCCTAGCAAAATACTTCCTCTGGTCCAACATAATTGAGGTTTTCACCTTAGGCACATGGATTAAGGAATTCACTAACTCCTAGAAGTTAAGGGGGCTTTTGGCTAAGATACTCTTTTCTTTGCTTTTTAGGTTGGCATAATTattatgatgatatgagaatgtgACAGAGGCAGATTTGAAAAAGAGAGCTAAATAGTTCTTGGTTTTGTAAaacatcaattattttggaccaatTTTTAAAGGCTAAAATCAATTATATTGGATCGGAGGGAGGAGTCCGTAAGTTAACGAGCTAGGAAGGTTACACCTACATATCTATAGCTCCATTAACTGGGGATTAAACATAGTTTTCAGTTACTATATACTCCTTCGATTAACTTTTATGCGTCTTAATTAGCTTGACCGAGTATGAAGTCCTTTAAAGAAGACTTTTAAATACCGTGGTGTTAaactaaaaatgtgtataatgtaTTGAAATGTCTTTTGAACCTTGTAGTCTCAAACATGCCAATGGGATATTAGAATTTAAaagttattaaatataaaaagtgaCATTATTTATGTTaccattgtcaaaaaaaaaacaaaaaacaaaaaaagtgacATTTTTTGTGTTACGGggtaaaaaagaaagaaagacataCATTAATTGAATCAGAGGAAGTAACAAACATTATTTGTTACGAAGCGGTTTTTCCCCCTATGTAGGACTCCTCGCCCGAGTCCGACTTTAGTCAGGTCCTAATGCGGATATCAGGGCTCAGGCACCTGGTGGGAAGCAAAACAAGCATATAATCTCCTTTTTTTCGGTGTATATGCGGCGTTTACAGAAGAATAAAGCTTTTGAAATTTATAATCTTAAATATGCCATGAGATTTATGATTGATAAAGCATGTCTATTAAGGTAAAATGATAATATTAAATTAAATTAGTTACATTACAAGTACTCTACGTAAATGTGTTGACATAATTATTTGTTCCAAGGATATTATATTTTACTTGGAAAAAAGTAGAAGTAATTTGTTATACTATTTTGTTGCAACAGTATGGAGAAGATTCTTGATCGATATGAAAGATACTCATATGCAGAGAGACGTTTTCTTGCAAGCAATTCTGAAGCATCCGTAGTTTGACTATCATCTTTTTCTTTACCTCTTCATGAATACGATGTTTATAGTCTATGTTGCTCAGATTCTTCAAAAATAGCGATAGGTGtgtgttggatcctccaaaataGTGCATTTTGAAGGATCCTTGCACTagttttggaggatccaacataGACACAACAGCATTTCTGGAGAATCTGAACAATATTGTGTATATATAGTATCAAATGTGCCATGTTGAACTGTTCAATGCAGGCAGAGGCAGATACTTTAGTTACAGGTTCATCTGGTCTAGTAATTTTAGTTTAGATCCTATATAATACTCAATAAAAAATGTAGATCAGTAAATAAGTACAAATATGATAGATTTCGAACCTTAGTATATCAAATGTATTGCGGTAGAATTATGAACTCGATCGGGTCCATAAATTTTAAATCCTCAATCCTTTTGATTGCAGGAGAATTGGAGCTTGGAATACACAAAACTCAAGGCTAAGATTGTTCTTCTGCAAAGAATTCACAAGTAAGAGATTGCTTCCATGAATATTTTTGTAAAACTTAAAAAGAATTCAATTTGTTCATTAATTTTTCCTCTTAACACTTCAAGGCATTACATGGGAGAAGATCTGGAGTCATTGAGCTTGAAGGACCTCCAGAACTTGGAGCAACAGCTTGATAGCTCTCTAAAACTTATCCGATCCAGAAAAGTACGGTATCTGAACTTTATTCAGTATAACAGTATAGTCACAGAATTAGTTTGTCATTAAAATAAGGGATTCTTTCGTTTATGTCCCTCCGGCCTGTGGAAccaataaaaaaacaaataaaagaaaatgaaaaagtaaaCCTTGGCaacaagaaataaaagaagaaaaaaaaagatctgAAAGGTGGAACAAGTTGCAAAGCAGTTTGTATATTCAAGTTGTCAAATTGGCAAAGTTACATTGCAGTTTAATTAGTTAAGAGGAGCAACAAATTTCCTATAAAAGGGAGCATTAATACGTTCATTTCTTCACACCAAAATCAGAGAGAATTATTGAGTGTAGAGAGAGTGACACAGACTATTGAGAAAAATAGTTTGTGAGAAAATAGAGAGTGGGAGTAATATTGTAGTGATTAGTGTGAATTAAAGAGTGTTGTTTCTTTTTGAAGGTGTAGTAGTCTTTTGACACTATCAAGTTGTAATAAGTGTTATTATATTGCTCCGCTCGAATATTATATTTTCTCCACGTTAAAAGATTTGGTGTCGTTGTTACTCTCTTATTCTTATTATTTAATGTGTATATTATTCCTATGTGCGATCATTATTTCCAACACGGCCAAACTTAATTACCTGCAATAGCCCAAATATATTCAAAATATATACACTGATATGTATATTATacgtatagtatatgtatattatatgtatagtgaAGGACAATTATACAAAACTATACATTTGCTAgctattttgtaaactagatcaTCAAAGGTATTGGACTTCAATTATCCCTTAATAATAACTGAGTTTTACTCTTTATCATAATAAAGTCACTTCACTCTTTACCCAATATAGCAACTCTACCCATTGTTACATTGGGTAAAGTGTTATGACTTTATTATTATAGTGAAAAGTGTTCTATCACCTTAATATGGAGAAAAATAGTTAGAtgattatgagcccgtttggattggcttataagttggcttataagctgttttcagcttttttgagtgtttggctggccagcttaaagtcattttatgcttaaaataagctcaaaaaaataattggacccatttgacttagtttatctaaagcagcttataagctgaaaacagcttataagccaaaaaaaataagttggactaccccaacttatttttttcagcttataagctgcaaacagctttaagctgtaagccaatccaaacgggctctatattgtTTTAGTGAATAAAATTATGTGGTTATACCTGAAATTAACCCTTGTTTCTCCATTCGAATTTTGACCTTCCCTAAAATGCAACTTCTGCTTGTGTTGGATCTCTCTTGCAGAATCAGCTCATGCATGAGTCTATATCTGAGCTTCATAAGAAGGTTTGGTTCCTCGTGGGAACATCGCATTTGTTACAGAAAAATAGCTTGTAGCAAACTATGTTCCTCGGACTTTTCAAAAATGTCGACGGAAATGTtttggatcctccaaaagtatgCATTTTGGAGAATCTGACACAGGTATGACAACATTATTgaagagtccaagcaacataggTAGCAAATGACAAGCATCATGAATGTCTTAAGTACAATTATATATTGTGCTCTTTCACAGGGAAAGGCAATACAAGAGGAAAATAACATGTTATCAAAGAAGGTGAAGTTGCTTCTTGTTATTTTCTGTAAATTTCTCATGATGAGCAATTTACATTTTCAACTTAATTATCTCTAAATTGTTAAGTTAGCTGATTTTATTTGTATTGTTTGTTCCACTATTTGGTGAACAGATGAAGGATAAGGAGAAGACAATAGGACAGCAGGCTGAATGGCAAGAGCAAAATCAAGTCCCTAGTTCGACATCTTTCCTCTTCCCACAACAAACTCCATGCCTAAACATCGGGTAATTATATAATCTGCCAAAATCAACATATGAATAAACAAATCTGATAAAACTTTTATTCTTAAAAGTCAAAATAAatactccctctatctcaattAGAATGTATCATACTTTTTATGTTCTAATTGTACTTTTTATTCCTCTTTATGCATTTTGTTTTCTACTTTTTATTCTTCTAGTAGTTTATATTTATTAATTAGTCTAGTgctacaacaataactaccaaaCAAGTTGGTGTCGCCAATATAAATTAGTCTAGTAATATGTATTGTTATTTTGTCTAATGTCGCTTGAGTTGaatttaaatgaagaaatacaACAAGTGAGGATTCATACAGGCGACCCAAGCGAGTCACACTTTCGATTGAAATTTGAATGGGATATTGGCATACTAGGACGAGATCAAGTGGtcaatgaaaataaaatgaccgAGAAATCAAGTTTCAAAACCAAAAAGAAACTAGAAATATTAGGTGATGTCTTCTCATCTATCCAAGTCTCATTGGATAGAGTTATCTATTGATGGACTAGTCGAGCTGCAAATAAGCTGACCAGAATACAaccattttaattttttttgttgaatgaCATTGGATTCTTTTAAAATGTTGGATGATTGCTACTTATTTTTCATAATTAGACTATGTTTAAATTGCTATCAACTTAATGCAAGCCTCCATTTTTATCCCACAAAATATTGGCAATGCTTTTCAAAACTTACATAAAGAGAGCAGATTGGTTATTCGGTTGATTGAAAGAGTGCTATTTGGAAGATATAATTAAATTATGGTTGCTAATTGAGTGCAGAGGTAATTATTACCAAGATGGAGATGTAGAGGCACGGAGGAATGAGCTTGATCTAAATCTTGATTCTCTATATCCTAGCCATCTTGGAAACTTTGCTGTATAAGGAATAAATGCTTATTTTCATAAGAACTGTTCTGCTGGAATTCAAGTTTATCAAGTATTTGTTAACATCTGGAATTTGTCTTGAGTGTAAGAAGATACTCTCACTAGTGCATAAATAATCTTTTTTAATGTGTGAAGAGAGCTAGCTAGTCGCGTCACCTTTGCGCATAAGTGCAAAGGAAGTGTAACTCTATTGGCAATATTTGACTTCTTAATTTGATTACGAATTTATTAAATGTAGCATAATGTATTGTCTTATGTCTACGAATTTTTTTATCTTATAATgctgtgctatttattcttctcCAAACTGGTTTCTCTTAACAAAATTGCCTTTAGATTGGATGTTAGGTTAAGAGCTGAAATCATAACATGTTAGGTTACTAAACATCACTTTAATAAGAAAGGACCAAGAAAACCTATCATAGGCTTTGGCCATATCTGCAATATTATTTTGAAATTGGATATGGCCAAAGCCTATGATAGGCTTTCTTGGTCCTTTCTTATTAAAGTTTTAACTAAAGTTGGTTTCAATGATGATTGGATCAACCTTATATGGAGAAGCATATCTAATGTTTGGTACTCCATCATTATTAATGGAACTAGACAAGGTTTTTTCAAATCTTTCCAAAGTCTTAAACAAGGTGATCCATTATCCCCTTCACTTTTTATCATTACTGCTAAGGTTCTGTCCAGAGCCTTAAATAATCTGTTGAATAATCCAACCTTTACTCCTTTCTCTATGCACAAAAATGGTCCTCAAATTACTCACCTTGCTTATGCTGATGATATAGTTATTTTAATAGTGGTAATTCCATCTCTATTAAACTAATCATGAGGCAGATTAGAGGTATGAGAAGATTTCTGGCCAAATGGTAAACAAGGATAAAAGCTTCTTTCTTACCAGCCCCAAAACCTGTGCTTACAGTATTAATAGAGTAAGGAATTGTACTTGTTTTATTGAAAAGATTTTCCCTTTCACATATCTTGGTTGTCCCATTTCCATAGGTAGAAAAAGAATCTCCTACTTTGATTGCATGGTTTCAAAGTTGTTAAGAAAAGTTGTTAAGAGACTTAATGCCTGGCAAGGTAACATGTTATCTTGTGGTTGTAGATAAGTTTTAATTAAAGTGTCATACAATCTTTGCCTATATATATTTTGTCTGCTATTAACCCTCCTAAAGATACTTTGGACCTTATAGAGAAACACACTGTCAATTTTTTCTAGGATATTGTCAATGGAAAGAACAAATATTATTGGAGTGCTTGGGAGAAATTATGTTACCCTAATGAAACTGGAATTGGCACAAGAAGTCTGAGTGATATTGCTAATACTCTTGCTGTAAAAAGATGGTGGCAATTCAAAACCAAAAAAACCATATGCGTTAATTTTCTCAATGCAA from Lycium barbarum isolate Lr01 chromosome 10, ASM1917538v2, whole genome shotgun sequence includes:
- the LOC132615718 gene encoding agamous-like MADS-box protein AP1 isoform X4, whose amino-acid sequence is MPQAFKSFSTRVRDLVFLTSMEKILDRYERYSYAERRFLASNSEASVENWSLEYTKLKAKIVLLQRIHKHYMGEDLESLSLKDLQNLEQQLDSSLKLIRSRKNQLMHESISELHKKGKAIQEENNMLSKKMKDKEKTIGQQAEWQEQNQVPSSTSFLFPQQTPCLNIGGNYYQDGDVEARRNELDLNLDSLYPSHLGNFAV
- the LOC132615718 gene encoding agamous-like MADS-box protein AP1 isoform X2, whose translation is MICFRFFFFLNLVLSRRRRLRLFSFFLYKNEVLFIFLKREKEEEISLLLVEPAEGNKARVSIFRSYLGKLKMGRGKVDVRRIENKINRQVTFSKRRGGLVKKANEISVLCDADVALIIFSNNGKLFDFSSDSCMEKILDRYERYSYAERRFLASNSEASVENWSLEYTKLKAKIVLLQRIHKHYMGEDLESLSLKDLQNLEQQLDSSLKLIRSRKNQLMHESISELHKKGKAIQEENNMLSKKMKDKEKTIGQQAEWQEQNQVPSSTSFLFPQQTPCLNIGILSMERTNIIGVLGRNYVTLMKLELAQEV
- the LOC132615718 gene encoding agamous-like MADS-box protein AP1 isoform X3, with amino-acid sequence MICFRFFFFLNLVLSRRRRLRLFSFFLYKNEVLFIFLKREKEEEISLLLVEPAEGNKARVSIFRSYLGKLKMGRGKVDVRRIENKINRQVTFSKRRGGLVKKANEISVLCDADVALIIFSNNGKLFDFSSDSCMEKILDRYERYSYAERRFLASNSEASVENWSLEYTKLKAKIVLLQRIHKHYMGEDLESLSLKDLQNLEQQLDSSLKLIRSRKGKAIQEENNMLSKKMKDKEKTIGQQAEWQEQNQVPSSTSFLFPQQTPCLNIGGNYYQDGDVEARRNELDLNLDSLYPSHLGNFAV
- the LOC132615718 gene encoding truncated transcription factor CAULIFLOWER A-like isoform X1, translated to MGRGKVDVRRIENKINRQVTFSKRRGGLVKKANEISVLCDADVALIIFSNNGKLFDFSSDSCMEKILDRYERYSYAERRFLASNSEASVENWSLEYTKLKAKIVLLQRIHKHYMGEDLESLSLKDLQNLEQQLDSSLKLIRSRKNQLMHESISELHKKGKAIQEENNMLSKKMKDKEKTIGQQAEWQEQNQVPSSTSFLFPQQTPCLNIGGNYYQDGDVEARRNELDLNLDSLYPSHLGNFAV
- the LOC132615718 gene encoding agamous-like MADS-box protein AP1 isoform X5 is translated as MEKILDRYERYSYAERRFLASNSEASVENWSLEYTKLKAKIVLLQRIHKHYMGEDLESLSLKDLQNLEQQLDSSLKLIRSRKNQLMHESISELHKKGKAIQEENNMLSKKMKDKEKTIGQQAEWQEQNQVPSSTSFLFPQQTPCLNIGGNYYQDGDVEARRNELDLNLDSLYPSHLGNFAV